In a genomic window of Saccharomyces paradoxus chromosome X, complete sequence:
- the IKS1 gene encoding protein kinase IKS1 (Protein kinase of unknown cellular role~similar to YJL057C) codes for MSLVPYEEGSLILDDPNSKSVVVVNPTSGTLSFFQQDNGNDDPEGSEDQTASLSALDFSSGVHQYKSPIASYICPQCGTEINPEVINRRQLHRRASGGVESESSRLGIPENTIPLGFEFANSSFSRRYFQLLERNHRHYALQNDSNNKERQFSKNKYFIPDELFIPGYFRKFFKILSLLGNGARGSVYKVVHTIGNTELGVFALKKIPIGNDMEWFDKCIREVKALSSLTHKSANLITYNHVWLEMDSSVGFVRSIDGSQSDSQEEIPCIFILQQYCSGGNLEDCILRKVFNRFSDTESPEQRKKKFRTRKKNHGKSEEIGLSTEQLVSIIRDIARGLHELHSIGLIHRDLKPSNCLLLTPFKSDDEDEDVYDRKHSSGEFFPSIVIGDLGESQLEGESRLGTGCTGTLEFTAPELIIQGRPVSSSTLPSRSSHTYNEYTFASDMYSLGMICYFIVFGELPFEPQLDIVDLKVRIKNFRFDTEGMIEKHQAMKLKPIDRRIFQLMDALLQPNNDARPTAKTVEETLDEMLINSKPGRTFWKENIDSTLNFSTISEVNENTNSFSDDYIEGDNLTLSLPAPEGDLSAASSQKLHTYSALNRTIQVCYKLVSVILTVIVFKFTKTGSWLSYISLILLGMVLKSPADERGKHVRALVLLTLIAACKKYIY; via the coding sequence ATGAGTTTGGTACCATATGAAGAAGGTTCCTTGATTTTGGATGACCCTAATTCTAAATCAGTAGTAGTTGTCAATCCGACCTCGGGAACTTTATCATTCTTCCAGCAGGACAACGGTAATGATGACCCAGAAGGAAGTGAAGATCAGACTGCATCTTTATCAGCACTGGATTTTTCCTCAGGGGTTCATCAATATAAAAGCCCTATTGCTTCCTATATATGCCCCCAATGTGGTACGGAAATTAACCCTGAAGTTATAAACAGAAGACAACTTCATCGTCGAGCCTCTGGTGGTGTGGAATCAGAAAGCAGTAGGCTCGGTATTCCAGAGAATACTATACCGCTTGGATTTGAATTCGCCAATTCAAGCTTTTCAAGAAGATATTTTCAGTTACTGGAGAGAAATCATCGGCACTACGCCCTACAAAACGATAGTAACAACAAGGAGAGACAATTCAGCAAAAACAAATACTTCATTCCAGATGAATTGTTTATCCCCGGATACTTTcgtaaatttttcaaaatattgtCTTTGCTGGGAAATGGTGCAAGAGGTTCTGTTTACAAAGTTGTACACACGATTGGCAATACTGAGTTAGGGGTTTTTgcactaaaaaaaatacctATTGGAAACGATATGGAATGGTTTGACAAATGCATACGGGAAGTGAAAGCATTGAGTTCGCTAACTCACAAAAGCGCCAATTTGATTACATATAATCATGTGTGGCTCGAAATGGATTCTTCGGTTGGATTTGTCAGATCCATCGATGGAAGTCAATCGGATtcacaagaagaaattccTTGTATTTTCATCTTACAACAATATTGCAGTGGCGGCAATTTAGAGGATTGCATTCTAAGAAAAGTGTTTAATAGGTTCTCAGATACGGAATCACCTGAacagaggaagaaaaaattcagaactCGTAAGAAAAATCACGGTAAATCAGAAGAAATCGGTCTATCTACAGAGCAACTCGTATCGATTATAAGAGATATTGCGAGAGGTTTACACGAACTGCACAGTATTGGCCTAATACACAGGGATTTGAAACCATCCAACTGTTTGTTGTTGACCCCATTCAAAAgtgacgatgaagatgaagacgtATACGATAGGAAACACAGTTCAGGTGAGTTTTTTCCATCAATTGTAATTGGTGACTTGGGGGAAAGCCAGCTGGAAGGAGAGTCCAGATTGGGTACTGGTTGCACAGGAACATTAGAGTTTACAGCACCAGAACTTATTATCCAGGGGAGAccagtttcttcttctacgTTGCCTTCAAGATCGAGTCACACATACAATGAATATACTTTTGCTTCGGATATGTATTCTTTGGGAATGATTTGTTATTTTATTGTCTTTGGTGAATTGCCGTTTGAACCCCAGTTGGATATAGTTGATTTGAAGGTACgcatcaaaaatttcaggtTTGACACCGAAGGTATGATTGAAAAGCACCAAGCAATGAAACTGAAACCAATAGACCGTAGAATATTTCAACTAATGGACGCTCTTTTACAACCAAATAACGATGCTAGGCCCACTGCAAAGACAGTAGAGGAAACGTTAGATGAAATGTTAATTAATTCCAAACCAGGCAGAACATTCTGGAAGGAAAATATCGACAGCACTTTGAATTTCAGTACAATCTCTGAAGTGAACGAGAATACCAACAGCTTTTCCGATGATTATATTGAGGGAGACAACTTGACTTTATCATTGCCAGCACCAGAAGGAGATCTAAGCGCCGCATCGTCCCAAAAACTTCACACATATTCTGCTTTAAATAGGACAATCCAGGTCTGTTACAAACTAGTTTCTGTGATATTAACAGTAATCGTTTTCAAGTTTACAAAAACGGGGTCGTGGCTCTCTTACATCTCATTAATATTGTTGGGGATGGTTCTTAAATCACCAGCTGACGAAAGAGGTAAACATGTAAGGGCGCTTGTTTTACTAACCCTAATTGCCGCatgcaaaaaatacatatacTAA
- the ZAP1 gene encoding Zap1p (Zinc-regulated transcription factor~similar to YJL056C), which translates to MDALTPRDSPKRDDSMTTTTAAATSAKPDALTMSKEGIVHGHIHNYNNLTYIHGHLHHSAPVNNSSASGTVAAAAADTAASENASGTSHDMSGNCHANEKCKEYTDCQHFEFLNYHNNSSLAKYNDTATYNSNNHSFANNFHSVASDPTSPQQNPRRDLPRRKDSWFNDDLILLPSSKKNKPNPQPGSDDCYCTPKILEICCEETHPKSETDAKQDEPDESAKKSKPEDGNDVIIFTDVKNDHLMPNFNVHDQYYNDSSHEAHTHNNDAPDSFSQLMSHLSEIDCNLTCDTPCTASTSATSGRSVQDHHSLNNDDIFHKYCKFCEENTDNQPCFKHMHLDSKQPQLPPKCSSLRIPTNTLQGTNNAYHEHILNTDMDLKILEDLCNISSLYEVPFGKHMSHHNHSYTGADSGGDDSSTGDHGNHGNGNQTMNLLLSSINRCNPKNNPNGNNNTTAGVNTTDHQHHHHRIQLHSHKPNRNSSVNNTGTSATNSAADLTNNDLNELISREYSYERFRNQSEPPLLPKAIHQNQKNRRSWPTKDLDPADFSSLEDSLSSSISPPAQTTSTINFNWCFREEKNNDLKCKWKECPESCNSLFDLQRHLLKDHVSQDFKDPMEPLACNWEDCDFLGDDTCSIVNHINCQHGINFDIQFANPGSLLPGSMSKEKHHLLHCPNPQTHEVSKDGEALDMASANDVSNMPSLKQLEQVVCKWDGCNKSFSNAQELNDHLEAVHLTRGKSEYQCLWHDCHRTFPQRQKLIRHLKVHSKYKPYKCKTCKRCFSSEETLVQHTRTHSGEKPYKCHICNKKFAISSSLKIHIRTHTGEKPLQCKICGKRFNESSNLSKHIKTHQKKYKCSDCSKSFDDLAKLNSHKVKCSLEKKPYL; encoded by the coding sequence ATGGATGCGTTGACTCCCAGGGACTCTCCCAAGCGCGATGACTCGATGACCACGACTACGGCCGCTGCCACTTCTGCGAAGCCGGATGCTCTAACGATGAGTAAAGAAGGCATTGTCCACGGACACATCCATAACTACAACAACTTGACCTACATCCATGGTCACCTTCACCACAGCGCCCCTGTTAACAACAGTAGTGCCTCCGGAACAGTAGCAGCCGCTGCTGCTGATACTGCTGCTTCTGAAAATGCATCTGGAACTAGCCATGATATGAGTGGTAATTGCCATGCCAATGAGAAATGTAAGGAGTACACCGATTGCCAACATTTtgagtttttgaattatcACAATAATTCCTCATTAGCAAAATATAATGATACTGCGACGTATAACTCTAATAATCACTCTTTCGCGAACAATTTCCATTCGGTAGCATCTGATCCTACAAGTCCTCAACAGAACCCTAGGAGGGATCTGCCACGTAGGAAGGATTCTTGGTTTAACGACGATCTGATACTGCTGCCCtcttcgaagaaaaataaaccGAACCCACAACCTGGATCCGATGATTGTTATTGTACGCCCAAGATTCTGGAAATATGTTGTGAGGAAACTCATCCCAAAAGTGAAACTGATGCAAAACAAGATGAACCTGATGAATCGGCGAAGAAATCCAAACCTGAGGACGGTAACGATGTTATAATATTCACAGATGTGAAAAACGACCACTTAATGCCAAATTTTAACGTCCATGACCAATACTACAATGACAGTAGTCATGAAGCTCACACTCACAATAATGATGCTCCTGACAGCTTCTCTCAGCTGATGTCTCACTTATCAGAGATAGATTGCAATTTAACCTGTGATACCCCATGCACCGCTAGCACGAGCGCGACTAGTGGTCGCAGTGTTCAAGATCATCATTCATTGAATAATGATGACATTTTCCATAAATACTGCAAGTTTTGTGAGGAGAACACTGATAATCAACCGTGCTTTAAACATATGCATTTAGATTCCAAGCAACCTCAACTGCCACCAAAATGTTCATCCTTACGAATACCAACGAACACTTTACAAGGCACAAATAATGCTTACCACGAACATATCTTAAATACTGATATggatttgaagattttggAAGATTTATGCAATATTTCCTCCTTATATGAAGTACCGTTTGGAAAACACATGAGTCACCACAACCATAGTTACACCGGTGCCGATAGCGGTGGTGATGATTCGAGCACAGGAGATCATGGCAATCACGGCAATGGCAATCAAACAATGAATCTTCTATTATCAAGCATTAACAGGTGCAACCCTAAAAATAATCCTAATGGAAACAATAATACTACAGCTGGAGTGAATACAACCGATCATCAGCATCATCATCATAGAATACAGTTACATTCTCACAAACCAAATAGAAACAGTAGTGTCAACAATACAGGAACTAGCGCAACGAACTCAGCAGCTGACCTGACTAACAATGATTTAAATGAGCTAATTTCAAGAGAGTATAGCTATGAAAGATTTAGAAATCAAAGTGAACCCCCTTTATTACCCAAGGCTATTCATcagaatcaaaaaaatcgtAGATCTTGGCCTACAAAGGATCTAGACCCTGCTGATTTCAGCTCTTTGGAAGACTCATTATCCTCTAGCATTTCTCCTCCTGCACAAACAACAAGCACCATAAATTTCAACTGGTGTTtcagagaagaaaaaaacaatgacTTGAAATGCAAATGGAAAGAATGCCCTGAATCTTGTAACTCACTGTTTGATCTTCAAAGACATCTTTTGAAGGATCATGTCTCACAAGATTTCAAAGACCCTATGGAACCATTAGCTTGCAATTGGGAGGATTGTGATTTCCTTGGAGACGATACATGTTCCATAGTGAACCACATCAATTGTCAACATGGTATCAATTTTGATATTCAATTTGCCAACCCGGGCTCATTGTTGCCTGGCAGTATgtcaaaggaaaaacatCATTTACTACATTGTCCAAACCCGCAAACACACGAAGTTTCTAAAGACGGTGAAGCGCTCGATATGGCGTCTGCAAATGATGTTTCCAATATGCCGTCACTTAAGCAGCTGGAACAGGTGGTTTGTAAATGGGATGGTTGCAATAAGTCATTTTCCAATGCTCAAGAGTTAAACGACCATTTAGAAGCAGTCCATTTAACTCGGGGTAAATCAGAATACCAATGCCTATGGCATGATTGCCATCGTACGTTCCCCCAAAGACAAAAATTAATCCGTCATTTAAAAGTGCATTCAAAATACAAACCTTATAAATGCAAAACGTGTAAAAGGTGTTTTTCAAGCGAAGAAACTTTAGTTCAGCATACCAGGACACATTCTGGCGAAAAACCTTACAAATGTCACATttgtaataaaaaatttgcaatTTCAAGCTCCTTAAAGATTCATATAAGAACTCATACTGGTGAAAAACCTTTACAATGCAAGATTTGTGGTAAAAGATTTAACGAATCGTCAAATTTGAGCAAGCATATCAAGACCCATCAGAAAAAATACAAGTGTTCTGACTGCTCCAAAAGCTTTGACGATCTGGCAAAATTGAACTCACACAAAGTGAAATGCtcattggaaaagaaaccaTATTTATAA
- the LOG1 gene encoding Log1p (similar to YJL055W), with protein MTMENGGDSSDSCSQAGSKSVCVYCGSSFGAKALYSEGAEQLGALFYKLGWKLVYGGGTTGLMGKIARSTMGPDLSGHVHGIIPDALVSKERTDEDKEDVNKALLESVENHKGATPISEDYGNTTIVPDMHTRKRMMASLSDAFVAMPGGYGTFEEIMECITWSQLGIHNKPIILFNIDGFYDKLLEFLKHSIQEGFISVKNGEIIQVASTPQEVVDKIKKYVVPEGRFNLNWNDEGHAHENCGR; from the coding sequence ATGACAATGGAAAACGGCGGAGATAGCAGCGACAGTTGTAGTCAAGCAGGTAGCAAGTCCGTGTGTGTTTACTGTGGGTCTTCATTTGGAGCTAAGGCGCTATACTCAGAAGGTGCAGAACAATTAGGAGCCCTTTTCTATAAGCTCGGATGGAAATTGGTATACGGTGGGGGAACTACTGGTTTGATGGGCAAGATAGCAAGGTCTACCATGGGTCCTGATTTGAGCGGGCACGTGCACGGTATCATTCCAGACGCACTTGTGTCCAAGGAAAGGACAGACGAGGATAAAGAGGATGTTAACAAGGCATTGTTGGAGTCTGTAGAAAACCATAAGGGCGCCACTCCCATATCTGAAGATTATGGAAACACAACAATTGTACCAGATATGCATACCAGGAAAAGAATGATGGCTAGTTTGAGTGACGCGTTTGTGGCTATGCCCGGTGGGTACGGgacttttgaagaaatcatgGAATGTATCACGTGGTCGCAACTGGGTATCCATAATAAACCAATTATCTTGTTCAACATCGATGGGTTCTACGATAAATTGCTGGAGTTCCTCAAACACTCTATCCAAGAAGGATTCATCAGTGTGAAGAATGGTGAAATTATCCAAGTTGCCTCCACCCCACAGGAAGTGgttgataaaataaaaaaatacgttGTTCCTGAAGGCCGTTTCAATTTGAATTGGAATGACGAAGGTCACGCTCACGAGAATTGTGGTAGGTAA
- the TIM54 gene encoding Tim22-complex subunit TIM54 (Component of the mitochondrial TIM22 complex~similar to YJL054W), which translates to MSSESGKPVAKPIRKPGYTNPAFKALGIPALRLPSRNWMIFWSVLTVSIGGIAYDKYKQRQILSHATDLVKPLAEEVMEVDKVPRKITVFIAPPPNDYLESSLKVWRRYVKPVLYYAGLDYELVQEDRQGIIRTNVANRIRELRKEILASTDEQPVKEPNQIKTIAKPSSSSTSKFSSLLPFSKTISESPAEDESFDPEIGEKFKKNFDWRNVIGIFYTMPKPTHIISEDALTKDPILSGGVICLGRGAYKEYIAGIHEGLLGPIEKIEEPESAEPKITGVDEAKEMESKTSEFSATELVDADKETGLDEKTVQDDLKVDEENTPEDSQIYTKPFITSDQYPELQIASELQTPDGEFIRNPDTNIPLLINQPLLVLPVPNLIGFTTIPRRIHRFYQKRFYVEDVCSSVVNCVRQTHIRPFDISKDIDLAKDEEKDWPHNWVKQGKEKNSEWTHELVCDPRVTKHMFVYEKPSKEEPESNI; encoded by the coding sequence ATGTCTTCTGAATCGGGAAAGCCTGTTGCTAAGCCTATTCGGAAGCCTGGCTATACTAATCCGGCTTTTAAAGCCCTTGGTATACCCGCCCTAAGGCTGCCTTCTCGAAACTGGATGATTTTCTGGTCTGTGTTAACGGTATCCATCGGTGGCATAGCTTACGACAAATACAAGCAACGCCAGATCCTGAGCCATGCAACAGACTTGGTGAAGCCCTTGGCGGAGGAGGTCATGGAGGTAGATAAAGTTCCACGGAAGATCACCGTTTTTATTGCACCTCCTCCAAACGATTATCTGGAGAGTTCATTAAAGGTTTGGAGACGCTACGTTAAACCTGTACTGTATTATGCTGGATTAGACTATGAACTGGTTCAAGAGGACAGACAAGGGATCATTAGAACCAATGTAGCGAACAGAATCAGAGAATTGAGAAAGGAGATATTGGCATCGACGGATGAGCAGCCAGTTAAGGAGCCTaatcaaataaaaactATAGCAAAACCAAGCAGTTCTTCAACAAGTAAATTTTCATCACTGCTACCGTTTAGTAAAACTATTTCGGAGTCTCCAGCAGAAGATGAATCATTTGATCCAGAAATTGGtgaaaagttcaaaaagaaCTTCGATTGGAGGAACGTTATTGGTATCTTCTATACAATGCCAAAACCGACGCATATAATAAGTGAAGACGCCCTGACAAAGGACCCCATACTATCTGGTGGTGTTATTTGTTTAGGTAGAGGTGCTTATAAGGAGTATATTGCTGGTATACATGAAGGTTTACTCGGACCCATTGAGAAGATTGAAGAACCCGAATCTGCTGAGCCTAAGATAACTGGAGTTGATGAAGCGAAAGAAATGGAATCTAAGACAAGCGAATTTAGTGCTACGGAATTGGTAGATGCTGATAAAGAGACTGGTTTGGATGAGAAAACAGTACAAGATGATCTAAAGgtagatgaagaaaacaccCCGGAGGATTCGCAAATCTATACGAAGCCTTTTATCACTTCGGACCAATACCCTGAGCTGCAAATTGCTTCGGAATTACAAACTCCAGATGGCGAGTTCATAAGAAACCCCGATACAAATATTCCGCTTCTAATTAATCAACCATTATTGGTCCTTCCAGTACCTAATTTAATAGGCTTTACTACTATTCCGAGAAGAATACATCGTTTTTACCAAAAGCGTTTCTATGTGGAGGACGTCTGTTCAAGTGTAGTTAACTGTGTTAGACAGACCCATATCAGACCGTTTGACATTTCAAAAGATATTGATTTGGCgaaggatgaagaaaaagattgGCCACATAACTGGGTCAAACaaggtaaagaaaagaacagTGAATGGACCCACGAATTAGTATGTGATCCTAGAGTCACGAAGCATATGTTTGTTTATGAGAAGCCATCCAAGGAAGAGCCCGAATCAAATATTTAA
- the PEP8 gene encoding retromer subunit PEP8 (Vacuolar protein component of the retromer~similar to YJL053W): MSIFFKSPIDIEILFDNEESRKHVDIATRPSNSGYKSMKESLPVYEDGESLGGIVTLRVRDSKKVDHLGIKVSVIGSIDMLKSHGSGNSSSKKVTSNTSSSSSNGSVDVRKNSVDQFLCQSYDLCPAGELQHSQSFPFLFRDLSKRYESYKGKNVDVAYYVKVTVMRKSTDISKIKRFWVYLYNSITTAPNTLSANETQANPNDNTGDENAANSANDNTQRKSTQGGAADGNQVLPVSHSNNEPKPVRLDIGIENCLHIEFEYAKSQYSLKEVIVGRIYFLLTRLRIKHMELSLITRESSGLQTSNVMTDSTAIRYEIMDGSSVKGETIPIRLFLSGYDLTPNMSCNYFNVKNYLSLVIIDEDGRRYFKQSEITLYRTR; the protein is encoded by the coding sequence AtgagtatttttttcaagtcgCCAATTGATATTGAGATCCTTTTTGACAATGAGGAATCTCGCAAACATGTAGACATTGCAACAAGACCAAGTAATTCCGGTTATAaatcaatgaaagaaaGCCTGCCCGTCTATGAAGATGGCGAATCCCTCGGTGGAATTGTTACCTTGAGAGTCCGGGATAGTAAAAAGGTAGATCATTTGGGCATAAAAGTGTCCGTTATTGGATCCATCGATATGTTAAAGTCACATGGCAGCGgtaattcttcttccaaaaaagTTACGTCTAAcacatcatcttcatcttctaatGGCTCAGTAGACGTACGGAAGAATTCTGTTGATCAGTTTTTGTGCCAAAGCTATGACCTTTGTCCTGCAGGTGAATTACAACATTCTCAAAGCTTTCCATTTCTATTCAGAGATTTAAGTAAAAGATACGAATCCTATAAGGGCAAAAATGTGGATGTGGCATACTATGTTAAAGTAACCGTTATGAGGAAGTCCACTGATATCtcgaaaataaaaagattTTGGGTCTATCTTTATAATAGTATAACGACTGCGCCAAATACCCTTTCCGCGAATGAGACACAGGCAAACCCGAATGATAATACCGGTGATGAAAATGCAGCAAATAGTGCGAATGATAATACGCAGAGAAAGAGCACCCAGGGTGGGGCGGCAGACGGCAATCAGGTTTTGCCAGTATCACATTCAAATAATGAACCCAAACCCGTTAGATTAGATATAGGTATAGAAAATTGCCTTCACATTGAGTTTGAATATGCCAAATCCCAATACAGTTTGAAAGAAGTTATTGTAGGACGTAtatatttccttttgaCGAGACTAAGAATAAAACATATGGAATTAAGTTTAATTACAAGAGAATCTTCCGGCCTTCAGACTTCTAATGTCATGACAGATTCCACCGCTATCCGATATGAAATAATGGATGGTTCTTCAGTGAAAGGTGAGACCATACCTATAAGATTATTCTTAAGCGGGTATGACTTGACCCCCAATATGAGCTGCAATTACTTTAACGTCAAGAATTATTTGAGTCTAGTTATTATCGATGAAGATGGCAGAAGATATTTTAAGCAATCAGAGATTACATTGTACCGGACCCGATAG
- the TDH1 gene encoding glyceraldehyde-3-phosphate dehydrogenase (phosphorylating) TDH1 (Glyceraldehyde-3-phosphate dehydrogenase (GAPDH), isozyme 1~similar to YJL052W): MIRIAINGFGRIGRLVLRLALQRKDIEVVAVNDPFISNDYAAYMVKYDSTHGRYKGTVSHDDKHIIIDGIKISTYQERDPANLPWGSLKIDVAVDSTGVFKELDTAQKHIDAGAKKVVITAPSSSAPMFVVGVNHTKYTPDKKIVSNASCTTNCLAPLAKVINDAFGIEEGLMTTVHSMTATQKTVDGPSHKDWRGGRTASGNIIPSSTGAAKAVGKVLPELQGKLTGMAFRVPTVDVSVVDLTVKLQKEATYDQIKKAVKAASEGPMKGVLGYTEDAVVSSDFLGDTHASIFDASAGIQLSPKFVKLVSWYDNEYGYSARVVDLVEYVAKA, from the coding sequence ATGATCAGAATTGCTATCAACGGTTTCGGTAGAATTGGTAGATTAGTCTTGAGATTGGCTTTGCAAAGAAAGGACATTGAGGTTGTTGCTGTCAACGATCCATTTATCTCTAACGACTATGCTGCTTACATGGTTAAATACGATTCTACTCATGGTAGATACAAGGGTACTGTTTCCCATGATGACAAGCACATTATCATTGATGGTATCAAGATCTCTACCTACCAAGAAAGAGACCCAGCTAACTTACCATGGGGTTCTCTAAAGATTGATGTCGCTGTTGACTCTACCGGTGTCTTCAAGGAATTGGACACCGCTCAAAAGCACATTGACGCTGGTGCCAAGAAGGTTGTTATTACTGCAccatcttcttctgctcCAATGtttgttgttggtgttAACCACACTAAATACACTCCAGACAAGAAGATTGTTTCCAACGCTTCTTGTACCACCAACTGTTTGGCTCCATTGGCCAAGGTCATCAACGATGCTTTCGgtattgaagaaggtttGATGACCACTGTCCACTCCATGACCGCCACCCAAAAGACTGTTGATGGTCCATCCCACAAGGACTGGAGAGGTGGTAGAACTGCTTCCGGTAACATCATTCCATCCTCCACTGGTGCTGCCAAGGCTGTCGGTAAGGTCTTGCCAGAATTGCAAGGTAAGTTGACCGGTATGGCTTTCAGAGTTCCAACCGTCGATGTTTCCGTCGTCGACTTGACTGTCAAGTTACAAAAGGAAGCTACTTACGACCAAATCAAGAAGGCTGTTAAGGCTGCCTCTGAAGGTCCAATGAAGGGTGTTTTGGGTTATACCGAAGATGCTGTTGTCTCATCTGACTTCTTGGGTGACACTCACGCTTCCATCTTCGATGCTTCCGCTGGTATCCAATTGTCTCCAAAGTTCGTCAAGTTGGTTTCCTGGTACGATAACGAATACGGTTACTCCGCCAGAGTTGTTGACTTGGTTGAATATGTTGCCAAGGCTTAA